ATAAAATAACCAAAAGAGATGATAATAAAAGAACTTTATACAATAAATAAGAGAAAGGTGATATTATGGTCAAGCTAGGTAATGATTGGGATGAGATTTTATCTGATGAATTTAAAAAAACATACTACTTAGAATTAAGAGAATTTCTAAAAGAAGAGTATAGGAATAAAACAATATATCCAAATATGAATAATATATTTGAAGCTTTAAAGCATACGTCTTATAAAGATACAAAAGTATTGATATTAGGGCAAGATCCATATCATGGTGAAAATCAAGCTCATGGATTGGCATTTTCAGTACGACTTAATGTAGCGATACCTCCATCACTATTAAATATATATAAAGAATTAAAAAGTGATATAGGATGCTTTATACCTAATAATGGATATCTGATACCTTGGGCTGATCAAGGAGTACTACTTCTTAATACTGCATTAACAGTAAGGGCACATGAGGCTAATTCTCATAAGGGAAGAGGATGGGAAATTTTTACTGATAGAATTATAGAATTATTAAGTGAAAGAAAAGACCCTGTAATATTTGTTTTATGGGGGTCAAATGCGAGGAAGAAAGCAGAACTTATAGATACCAATAGACACTATATTTTAGAAGCTCCTCATCCAAGTCCATTATCTGCGAGAAGAGGATTTTTTGGGTGTAAACATTTTTCTAAAATAAATGAAATATTAATTGAATTAGGGAAAAAGCCTATTGATTGGCAAATTAATAATATATAAATAAAATAAATATAAAAAAGCATAGCTTAAGCTATGCTTTTTTATATTTATTTTATAATTAAATTCATTAATTTTACACACTATAATAAGTTAATGAAAATGGGTTAAACGCTAAACAAGCATAGTTATGCTTTTTTGTCAAGTTGACAAAAAGTATCAAAAAAGTTACAATCCATACATGACATAAAATACAACGAATTTATATATATAAATAAATTAGAGAAGGAGAGTATTATGATTATAAAAAATAATAAGATATTAAAAGTCTCGGCCATGGCAGCCGTATTGTCTATAGGATTATTATCAGGAGGTTACACCTTGGCGAATAAAAAGATAACATTAGTAGTTAAAGGAATGGAAACGGAAATATCAACTTTAAAATCTAATGTTGAAGAGGTATTAGCAGAACAAAATATTAAATATGATAAAGATGACATAATCAGTTTACCTTTAGATAAAAAGATTTCAGATGGTGACAAAATAGAGGTTATAGAGGTTACAGAAAAGACTATAAAGGAAAATAAAGAAATTCCTTTTGAAGTTAATATTGTAGAAGATAAGAATATATTAAAGGGTGAAACTAAAGTTGAAGTAGAAGGTCAGCCAGGAAACAATGAACTATTATATAAGATTACTTATCATAATGGTAAACAAGTGGAAAAGAAATTTATTGAAGAAGTTGTTTTAACAGAGCCTGTAGATAAGGTTATAAAAAAAGGGACTAAAGTAGAACTTCAAGTTGCGTCATCAAGAGGTGAGAGTATAAGAGCTAACTCTACATCTTATAGTAATAACTCATCAAAGGGTAATTCATCAAGTTCTAATTCAAATAGAAAGCATATTTCTGTTGTTGCAACAGCATATACTGGGAATTCTATAACATCGACAGGAATAAATCCTAAGTGGGGAACTATAGCTGTAGACCCTAGTGTTATACCTTACGGAACAAAGGTTTATATACCTCAATTTGATAAAATATTTATAGCAGAAGATTGCGGTAGTGCAATAAAAGGTAATAAAATAGATATATATATGAATGATGAAGAAGCGGTTAAAAACTGGGGAAGAAAAAGAATAGATATTTATATAGTTGGGTAGAGTAATGGGCTTTCTCTAAAAGAGATAAGCCTTTTTAATTTTATAAAATAGTTGAAATTGGAAAATATATATGATATTATATACAAACATAAGATTATATATGGGAGTGGATGGGTGCTGGTGTGTCCTCTAGTCTTCAAAACTAGTATGAGGAGTTAATAGCTTCTTAGGTGGGTTCGATTCCCACGCATTCCCGCCAGTGAAAAGAACTCAATTGAGTTCTTTTTTATATATAATAATATAATATTTATATAAGTAAGTATTTAGATAAATTTTGAATTTTATATACGAAAATATAAAATAGACTTAAATAGGAAAATATAAGTTAAGATAAATATGATTTTAGGAGAGATAATAATGGAAAAAAACTTCACGACAAGAACTAGCCTAATAATAGGTGATGAAGGTATAAACAAACTTAAGGACTCTCATGTAATAGTATTTGGAGTTGGAGGAGTAGGTAGCTTTGCAGCAGAAGCTATAGCAAGAGCTGGGGTAGGTAACTTAACTATAGTTGACTTTGATGATGTGGATATAACTAATATCAATAGACAATTACCGGCATTACACTCAACTGTTGGCCAGTATAAAGTTGATGTTATGAAAGATAGAATACTAGATATTAATCCAGATATAAATATAAAAGCGATAAGAGAAGTATACAATAAAGAGACAAGTGAAAGTATATTATGTGAAAATTACGATTATGTAGTTGATGCTATAGATATGGTAACATCTAAGATACACTTAATAGAGACTTGTAAAAATAAAGGTCTAGATATAATAAGTTCTATGGGTATGGGTAATAAATTAGATCCTACTAAAATAGAGGTTACAGATATACATAAAACTACGATATGTCCATTAGCAAGAGTTATGAGAAAAGAATTAAAAGATAGAAAAATAAAAAAATTAAAAGTAGTTTATTCTACAGAGCAGCCTAAAGAGTTAAAAAAGAAAATATTAAATGGCAAAAAAGTTACACCTGGTAGTGTATCTTTCGTTCCTTCTGTTGGAGGGCTTATAATAGCATCTGTTGTCATAAATGATTTATTAAATAAGAAGTAGATTAAAACTACTTCTTATTTAATTTATAGTCTTTAGTTGTAAAAATAGTGTCACCATCGCTATAAAATACAATATTACCTAAAATATCTGTTCTATAAGTTAAGACATTATTTTTTTCTAGAGTATCTAAAGTGCTTTTATGAGGATGGCCATATTGATTTTTATAACCGCAGGATATGACTGCTACATCTGGACTTACTTCTTCTACAAATTCAGAAGTGGTAGAAGAGCTACTTCCATGATGTCCTACTTTAAGAAAATCTATATCATTAAGTTCATAAGAATTTATAATATTTAATTCATTGTTAGCTTCAGCATCTCCTGTAAATAGAAAGGATTTATTTTTATAATCTAATCTAAATACTATAGAGTTAAGATTATTTTCTTCTTGAATATAAGAAGGTGCAAGTACTTCTAAATTTATATTATCCTCTATATTAATAAAATCTCCGCTGCTTAGACCTTGTAAATTTAAGTTTTTATTTAAACATGAATTGATTAAATTTTGATAGGATACTGTATCAGATTCATAATTAGGCGCATATATATTTGATACATTAAATTTATCTATTATATTATCTAGACCACCAATATGATCAGAGTCAAAGTGTGTAGCTATTATATAATCTATATTTTCTACATTCTGTTTTTTTAAATAGCTAGATATTATATGATGGCTATTATCATCACCACCATCAATTAAAATATTTTTAGAGCTAGGGGTTTGTATCAATATACTATCTCCTTGTCCAACATCTATAGTATGTATAGATAAATAGTTATTTTTGCCAGATGGAATTAAAAGTGATATTATAATAATTATTAGAATATAAGTTAAAAATAAATTTTTCAATAAATTACCTCCATTTATTATATGTTTATAAGTAAATAATATGGGTAACATAAATTAGTAATGTAAACTATCTTATATTCTAAACAATAAAGTATAAGATAATTCAAAGGATAATGATAAAATATTAACTTTTAAGATTATAGTATAATTTTTATATATTAATTATTAGTAAGTATATATAAATGTAAGAAAGGATTAGAGATTATATATGAAATTTAAAGAAATAACTATAGATTCAATAAAAGAACTACAGCCATATTTTGATTTAGTTGATTATGAGGCTTGTGAATATTGTTTTACTACATTATATATGTGGCAACATGTATATAAAACAGGATATGTTATATGTGATGATTTCGCAGTTATAATGGCAGAATACGAGGGGAATAGTTTTTCTATATTACCTTTAGCTAAAAAAGAAAAGTTGCCAAAAGCTATAGATTTTACTATAAAATACTTCAAAGAAAGTAACAAAAAAATATGTTTCAGAGGTATAACTAAAGAAGTGGTAGGGATTTTACAAGATAATTATCCAGGTGAATTTGAATATATAGAGGAAAGAGATTTATTTGATTATGTATATGATGGTGAAAGCTTAAGAACTTTAGGGGGAAGAAAAAACCAAAAAAAGAGAAATCATATAAATGCATTTTTAAAAGACTATGAAGGTAGATATGAGTATAGACTTCTTGATGAAGGAGACTTTACATATTGTTTAAATCTACTAAAAGAGTGGACTGTAAATAAAGAAGAAAATAATGAATTTGATGAAGGTATGGATGATGAGTCTGTAGGAATTAAGAAGATATTTAATAATTATGAGTACTTAAAAGATAGATTAAAGATAGCAGGTATATATGTAGATGGTAAATTAGAGGCATTTACTATGGGTGAACTTATAAATTCTAACATGGCATTAATTCATATAGAAAAAGCTAATCCAAATATAAGGGGATTATATCCATACATAAATCAGCAATTTATATTAAATGAATTTGAGAATGTAGAGTTTGTAAATAGAGAAGAAGACTTAGGAATACCTGGGCTTAGAAAAGCGAAACTTTCTTATCATCCTGTTAAATTTGTTGAGAAATACACTGTTAGGGAGAACTAATATGAATATGAGATATGCTAAAGAAGAAGAAATAGATGATATTAAAGAAATATGGAATTATTGTTTTAATGATGAAGATAGCTTTGTTAATTACTATTTCAATAATAAATACAATAATAATAATACAATCGTAGCATGTGAAGATGAAGATATTGTATCTTCTCTTCAATTAAACCAATATAAAATAAAGTTAGATGATAAAGAATATGAAACATCATACGTTGTGGGGGTGTCTACATTTCCACAAGTAAGGGGAAGAGGGTATATGAAAAGAATTATGGAATACTCTCTTAATGAACTTTATAAAAAAAATCAAATAGTATCAATACTTATGCCTATTGATTATAGATTATATAGAAAGTATGGATATGAACATTGCTATGATCAATTAGAATACTATATAAATATAGAAGATTTAAAGAATTTTAATTTATTAGGTAGAATGTATAAAGCCAATGAGGAGCATATCGACGATTTAATTGATATAAATAATTTATTTTTAGAAGATGTAAATGGTAATGTAGTTAGAAATAAGGAATATTATGTAAATTTATTCAAAGAAGTTGAAAGCGAAAATGGTCATATATATGTTTATAAAGATGGATCATATAAAGGGTATATAATATATTTCTTAAATGGAGATAATATGTTTGTTAGGGAATTGTTTTATAAAGATTTAGATTCATTAAAATCTATTTTAAAATTTATTTATAACCATAATACTCAATGCAAGAAAGTGACTATATCAGCGCCTATAAATGATAAAATAAGGTTTGTTTTAGAAAATCCTAAAACTATAGATATTAAAGTAAAACCATTTATGATGGGTAGAGTTATAAATGTAGAAGATTATCTTAATGGATTAAAAATTAATAGTGATATAGAGTTAAGTGCAAACGTATTTATAGAAGATAAATTTATAAAAGAGAATAATGGAACTTTTAATATAAAGATAAAAGATAAAAAAGTTAAAGCTCAAAAGATAAAAGGTGAATGTAATTTATATATGAGTATTAATACTTTTACTCAATTAGCATTTTCCTATATAGATATAAAAGAAGCTATGATTTTAAATAATATAAATAAAAATGCAAAAAATAAAGAAGCAATACATTTATTTGAATTATTGTTTAAGAAAAAAGAAAACTATATAAATGAGTATGTTTAAAGGATATCAAATTTGATATCCTTTATTTTGTTTAAAAATTGATTGTTTTGAAGATACTTAAAGTAAATTGCTTTTGGAGGAATTATGAGAAGACCGTTTTTAATAATTTTTATTATATTATTAATAGTATCATTTATATACACTAATATTAATACAATTAATACAGGTTGTGATAATGAAGATATAGAAGTTATAGGGATAGTAAAGCATAAAAAAGAAAAAGAAAGATATAATGAATACACAGTTGGAAAATTTGTTGTTAGAGATTATACTAAACATAAAACAATTAAAGTGGGTAGTGAAATAAAACTAACAGGAGAATTTAAGGATTTAAATAAAATGTCATATGAAAGCTTTGACTATGGAAGATATCTAAGGAGTGCTGGTTATAAAGGGTTAATTTACTTAAAAGACTATAGTACATTAGGGAGTAACCTCATGTATGAGTATATTTATAAAGTAAAATCTTATATAAGTAATACAATAAGATATTTATATAAAACAAATTCAGACTTTATAAATTCTATAATGTTAGGACAAAAAGACGATTTATCACAAAATGAGAAATTAATATTTACTAGAACTGGTACTAGCCATATTATAGCAATTTCAGGGCTTCATACGGGCATACTTTCAGGATTGATAATATTTATGATGGGAAGAATAAATAAGATTTATAAATTAGTAATTCTATCTATTATGATGTTTCTTTACTCAATTATGGTTGGGAATTCACCTTCAATAATAAGGTCTATAATGTTTATGATATCACTGTATTTGAGTTTTTTCTTAGATAGGAAGATAGATAAAATATCAACATTATCCTTTGTAGGTATATTATTTGTAATAAATAATCCATACATAATATATAATGTAAGTTTTCAATTGTCTTTTCTTGCAACATTGTCTATAATATATTTCTATGATTATATAAATAATAAATTAAATATAAAAATAATTTCATTAACTTTATCTGCAAATATATTAACAATACCAATAATATACTATAATTTCAAAGGTATACCTTTAGCTTCTATATTTAGTAATATAATTATAGTTCCATTTGTAGGTATTATTATATATTTGGCTATGTTGAGTTTAATATTGTTTAAAATAAATATATATATATCAAATATAGTGGTGTATATCAATAGATTTATCTTAGAAACTATATATGTATTATTAGAAAAAATAAGTAATTTAGATTTTGCTTATATTATTGTAGAAGAGCCTAAATTATACTATGTAATTATTTATTATACGGTAGTATTTTTATATATGATTTATAAAGAAGCAAAAACTATAAAGGAGCAATCACATGAACTACAAGGATATTATAAATGATATAAAAAATAGAAACATAAAAAATACTTACCTTTTTTATGGGAAAGAATATTATTTAATAGAAAATGCTATAAAAGAGATTAAATTAACTTTAAATGATGGAATGATAGATTTTAACTTAGATATTATAGATGGGAGAGAAATTACGTTAGATCAACTTATAAGTTCTATAGAGACGCTTCCATTTATGGATGATAGAAAGATAGTTATATTAAAAGATTTTGAATTATTAAAAGGGAAAAAGAAAAATTTTAGTGATGAAGATGAAAAATATTTTGCAGAATATATAGATAATATACCTCAAACTACTACATTAGTATTTGTAGTATATGGAGATATAGATAAACGAAAATCATTAGTTAAAAAGATAAGTGAAAATGGAATAGTATTTAACTGTGACAAATTATCAGATATGGATTTATTTAAATGGGTAAAGAAAAGATTTGATAAGAATAATGTAATAATAGACAATGCTCAAATTATGTACTTTATAAATAGTGAAGGGTATTTAGACAAAAGTAGTGAAAAAACTTTATCTGATTTAGAAAATGAAATAAATAAAATTAGTTCATTTGTTGGTAAGGAAAATAAAGTAACAAATGATATAATAGATCAACTTTCTCAAAAAAAAGTAGAAAATGATATATTTAAACTTATTGATTATATAGGACAGAAAAATTCATCTGATGCCATGAAAATTTTAAATGATATGATTTATGAAGGAGAGTCTGTATTTGGTATATTTTCTATGATAGCAAGACAGTTTAAAGTTATTATGCAAGTTAGACAATTACAAATACAAGGTCATACTTCTAAAAGTATAGCAGAAAGACTTAAATTACATCCATTCGTTGTAGGTAAAGCATTAAAACAAACTAAAAATTTTTCTGATGAAGTTATAGTAGATATATTAAATTCTATACTAGAAAGTGATTTTAAAATAAAAAATGGATTAGTAAGAGATACATTGTCTATAGAAATGCTAATAAGTAAATATTGTAAAAAAGGAAGTTAAAAAATCTTAGTAAATAAATACTAAGATTTTTTTGATTTAACCGATATATATAAAATAAAAACCCTTGATATTATCAAGGGTTAGTATCTATTCATAAGAAACGGATAATTAAGCGTTCATTCCGTTTAATTTTTGAGCTAACTTAGCAACTTTTCTAGATGCTGCATTTTTGTGTATAGTTCCTTTAGAAGCTACTTGATATATTTTCTTTTGAGCAAATTGGAACTTAGCAACAGCCTCTTCTCTGTTTCCAGCTGCAACAGCTTCTTCGAATCTTCTTATTGCAGTTTTTAATTGAGATTTTCTAGCTCTATTTAAAGCAGTTTTCTTTTCGATAACTCTTATTCTTTTCTTAGCAGATTTTATGTTTGCCACGTGGTTCACCCCCTCGTTTATTTTATTATATTCATCGTCAACATATTAGATTTTAACAGAAATAAAATCAAAAATCAAGGATAAATATTTATAAGTTTTATTATTATTTCTTTTTTTATTTTAAGTTATATATTACATAAAGATAGTATACAACGTGAGAGTTAAATATTCAATAAATTACAAATTTACATGTTATTGTTATAAAATACTAAAATTTGTTAAGAATTATAATTAGTATTTAACTAATACATGGAGGGTAAATATGTTTAATATAAGAACAGACTTAGCACTAGAAGCAAAAGAAATATATGAAAATGATCAAAAATCAACAGAAATACCTGGAGTAAAGATAGAAAATAAAGATTTAGAAAACTGTAAAGTAACGATAGTTGAGGTTATAGATGAACAAGGATCTAAAATAATGAATAAGGGTATAGGAAAATATGTTACATTAGAAAGTAATCTTATGAAATTTGATGATGATGAATCTCGAGAAGAAATGATTACATATTTGAAAGATGAATTAGTAGAAATACTAGGAGAGGATAAGACTAAAAAAACTTTAGTAATAGGACTTGGTAACTGGAATATAACATCAGATGCATTAGGGCCGAAGAGTGTATCTAAAACATTAGTTACAAGACATATATTTAAAAATTACAATAAAGACTACGATGATGATTTTACAGAAGTATCTGCTTTAAGCCCAGGTGTTATGGGGATAACTGGTTTAGAAACTAGTGAGACTGTAAAATCAATAGTAGATATGATAAAACCTGACAGGGTAATTGCTATAGATGCATTAGCATCGAGAAAAATGGAAAGAGTAAACTCAACTATACAAATATCTACAGCTGGGATATCTCCAGGTGGAGGGGTTGGAAATAAAAGAAAAGCATTAAATAAAGATTATTTAGGTGTTGATGTAATAGCTATAGGAGTACCGACTGTGGTAGATGCTGCTACATTAACTAGTGATGTATTAGATTTAGCGATAGATAATTTAATGAGCCAATCAAATGAAGGCGAAAATTTCTATAATATGCTAAAACAACTTAAAGAAGATGAGAAGTATCATCTTATAAAAGAGTCTTTAGATCCATATGATAAAAATTTAATAGTAACACCTAAAGACATAGATGAAACTATAGAGAATTTATCGATAATAATAAGCGAAGGATTAAATAGATCTCTCCATCCAGGTAGAATAACCAATTAAGGAGGAAAAATATGTTAAGAAAAGCTAAGAAGATTATAAGTATAGCCTGTATTTTGACTTTTGTTTTACCAATCATATCTTATAGTATAGATAAAGAAGAATTTCTTAAGTTTTTAATAGAGTCATCTTATCCAGAGGCAAGTACAAACAATGATAATTCTAAAGAAGAAAAAGATAAAGAAGATAAAACTGCGAATAATAAAGAAAAAGATTATATAAAAGTTCATATAGGAGAAGAAAATGTTCCTACATTAAACAATAAATCTGATAATAAAGAAAATATATCTGTGGCATCTAGTGAATATAAAAATGACATAAGATTAACTAAAGAAGATCCTACTATGTTAATATATCACTCTCATGCAGGGGAAACTTATTCAGATTCTCCAGAAGGAAATTATCATTCACAAAATAATAGAGATAAATCAGTGCTTGAAGTTGGAACACTGTTAACAGAGCAATTAAGTCAAAAAGGTTGGGGAGTTGCACATAGTACAAAATATCATGATTATCCAGATTTTACAAAATCTTATGCAAGTAGTTTAGAAACTGTAAAATCAATGTTAAATAATCATAAAAATATAAATATAGCTATAGATTTACACAGAGATGGAAGGGATCTTAACACTGATGCTGATATGCAAAAAGAGAATGAAAGAATGACTACAACTTATAACGGTGAAAAAGTAGCTAAATTTTTCTTTGTTGTAGGTATGAAAAATACTAATGTAGATGAAGTACAAGAATTAGCTGAGGATATAACTAAATTTGCTCAAAGTAAATACCCTGAATTGGTTTTACCTATAGTAAAGAAGCAATATGGTAAGTTCAATCAATATATGGCTAAAAATCATATGCTTATAGAAATAGGAAGTAATGGAACTAGTTCAGATGAAGCAAAAGCATCTGTAAAATACGTAGCAGAAATTTTAGATGAATACTTTAAGCAAAATAGATAATAGTCTAGGAGATTAAGTATGAGTAGGCTAGAAAAGAAGATTTACAAGAAATCAAGAAAAAGAAAAATTAAGATTGTATTTAGAGCTTTATTTATTCTAGCTATGACTACAAATTTATTAATATGCATATTTATAATAGATAAAAGTGCAAGAGATATGTTAGGTCCAGATGCTTATCTTTTGAATTCTTTTATATATGATATAAATATGGATGATATTAAAATTAATATTGGCGAAAAAATAAATGAAGTATATAAAGTAAAGGATAAAATAATAAAATTATATAACGATAGTAAAAATAAGACTTAAATATTTAAGTCTTATTTTTACTATGTAAGAACTTTTAAATATTTAATGAATAAATGAACATTATACAAATTAAGGAAGAATTATATAAGAAAAATAAGTTTTTGTTTTTATAACATAACGGTTATTTACATAAAAGGGGATATATTATAAAATAAAAGTTATGATAATAAAAAAGGAGGAACAAAGGTGGACAATAAACAAAGTAGAACTAGAAATTTTAGTATAATAGCACATATAGATCACGGTAAGTCTACCTTAGCTGATAGATTAATACAAAAAACTGGGCTTGTTAGTGAAAGAGAAATGAAAGATCAGTTATTAGATAATATGGATCTTGAAAGAGAAAGAGGAATCACTATAAAGCTTCAAAATATAAGATTAGTATATAAAGCTAAGGATGGAAATGAGTATTTCTTAAATCTTATAGATACTCCAGGCCATGTAGACTTTAACTATGAAGTATCAAGAAGTTTAGCAGCTTGTGAGGGAGCATTACTAGTAGTAGATGCTGCTCAAGGAGTTGAAGCGCAAACGTTAGCTAATGTTTATTTAGCACTAGATCAAGATTTAGAAATTTTACCTGTTATAAATAAAA
The Romboutsia ilealis genome window above contains:
- a CDS encoding uracil-DNA glycosylase, which encodes MVKLGNDWDEILSDEFKKTYYLELREFLKEEYRNKTIYPNMNNIFEALKHTSYKDTKVLILGQDPYHGENQAHGLAFSVRLNVAIPPSLLNIYKELKSDIGCFIPNNGYLIPWADQGVLLLNTALTVRAHEANSHKGRGWEIFTDRIIELLSERKDPVIFVLWGSNARKKAELIDTNRHYILEAPHPSPLSARRGFFGCKHFSKINEILIELGKKPIDWQINNI
- the rpsT gene encoding 30S ribosomal protein S20, with product MANIKSAKKRIRVIEKKTALNRARKSQLKTAIRRFEEAVAAGNREEAVAKFQFAQKKIYQVASKGTIHKNAASRKVAKLAQKLNGMNA
- the spoIIP gene encoding stage II sporulation protein P, with amino-acid sequence MLRKAKKIISIACILTFVLPIISYSIDKEEFLKFLIESSYPEASTNNDNSKEEKDKEDKTANNKEKDYIKVHIGEENVPTLNNKSDNKENISVASSEYKNDIRLTKEDPTMLIYHSHAGETYSDSPEGNYHSQNNRDKSVLEVGTLLTEQLSQKGWGVAHSTKYHDYPDFTKSYASSLETVKSMLNNHKNINIAIDLHRDGRDLNTDADMQKENERMTTTYNGEKVAKFFFVVGMKNTNVDEVQELAEDITKFAQSKYPELVLPIVKKQYGKFNQYMAKNHMLIEIGSNGTSSDEAKASVKYVAEILDEYFKQNR
- the holA gene encoding DNA polymerase III subunit delta, giving the protein MNYKDIINDIKNRNIKNTYLFYGKEYYLIENAIKEIKLTLNDGMIDFNLDIIDGREITLDQLISSIETLPFMDDRKIVILKDFELLKGKKKNFSDEDEKYFAEYIDNIPQTTTLVFVVYGDIDKRKSLVKKISENGIVFNCDKLSDMDLFKWVKKRFDKNNVIIDNAQIMYFINSEGYLDKSSEKTLSDLENEINKISSFVGKENKVTNDIIDQLSQKKVENDIFKLIDYIGQKNSSDAMKILNDMIYEGESVFGIFSMIARQFKVIMQVRQLQIQGHTSKSIAERLKLHPFVVGKALKQTKNFSDEVIVDILNSILESDFKIKNGLVRDTLSIEMLISKYCKKGS
- a CDS encoding 3D domain-containing protein, translated to MIIKNNKILKVSAMAAVLSIGLLSGGYTLANKKITLVVKGMETEISTLKSNVEEVLAEQNIKYDKDDIISLPLDKKISDGDKIEVIEVTEKTIKENKEIPFEVNIVEDKNILKGETKVEVEGQPGNNELLYKITYHNGKQVEKKFIEEVVLTEPVDKVIKKGTKVELQVASSRGESIRANSTSYSNNSSKGNSSSSNSNRKHISVVATAYTGNSITSTGINPKWGTIAVDPSVIPYGTKVYIPQFDKIFIAEDCGSAIKGNKIDIYMNDEEAVKNWGRKRIDIYIVG
- a CDS encoding GNAT family N-acetyltransferase; translation: MNMRYAKEEEIDDIKEIWNYCFNDEDSFVNYYFNNKYNNNNTIVACEDEDIVSSLQLNQYKIKLDDKEYETSYVVGVSTFPQVRGRGYMKRIMEYSLNELYKKNQIVSILMPIDYRLYRKYGYEHCYDQLEYYINIEDLKNFNLLGRMYKANEEHIDDLIDINNLFLEDVNGNVVRNKEYYVNLFKEVESENGHIYVYKDGSYKGYIIYFLNGDNMFVRELFYKDLDSLKSILKFIYNHNTQCKKVTISAPINDKIRFVLENPKTIDIKVKPFMMGRVINVEDYLNGLKINSDIELSANVFIEDKFIKENNGTFNIKIKDKKVKAQKIKGECNLYMSINTFTQLAFSYIDIKEAMILNNINKNAKNKEAIHLFELLFKKKENYINEYV
- a CDS encoding DUF2156 domain-containing protein, with translation MKFKEITIDSIKELQPYFDLVDYEACEYCFTTLYMWQHVYKTGYVICDDFAVIMAEYEGNSFSILPLAKKEKLPKAIDFTIKYFKESNKKICFRGITKEVVGILQDNYPGEFEYIEERDLFDYVYDGESLRTLGGRKNQKKRNHINAFLKDYEGRYEYRLLDEGDFTYCLNLLKEWTVNKEENNEFDEGMDDESVGIKKIFNNYEYLKDRLKIAGIYVDGKLEAFTMGELINSNMALIHIEKANPNIRGLYPYINQQFILNEFENVEFVNREEDLGIPGLRKAKLSYHPVKFVEKYTVREN
- a CDS encoding ComEC/Rec2 family competence protein; the encoded protein is MRRPFLIIFIILLIVSFIYTNINTINTGCDNEDIEVIGIVKHKKEKERYNEYTVGKFVVRDYTKHKTIKVGSEIKLTGEFKDLNKMSYESFDYGRYLRSAGYKGLIYLKDYSTLGSNLMYEYIYKVKSYISNTIRYLYKTNSDFINSIMLGQKDDLSQNEKLIFTRTGTSHIIAISGLHTGILSGLIIFMMGRINKIYKLVILSIMMFLYSIMVGNSPSIIRSIMFMISLYLSFFLDRKIDKISTLSFVGILFVINNPYIIYNVSFQLSFLATLSIIYFYDYINNKLNIKIISLTLSANILTIPIIYYNFKGIPLASIFSNIIIVPFVGIIIYLAMLSLILFKINIYISNIVVYINRFILETIYVLLEKISNLDFAYIIVEEPKLYYVIIYYTVVFLYMIYKEAKTIKEQSHELQGYYK
- a CDS encoding tRNA threonylcarbamoyladenosine dehydratase, translated to MEKNFTTRTSLIIGDEGINKLKDSHVIVFGVGGVGSFAAEAIARAGVGNLTIVDFDDVDITNINRQLPALHSTVGQYKVDVMKDRILDINPDINIKAIREVYNKETSESILCENYDYVVDAIDMVTSKIHLIETCKNKGLDIISSMGMGNKLDPTKIEVTDIHKTTICPLARVMRKELKDRKIKKLKVVYSTEQPKELKKKILNGKKVTPGSVSFVPSVGGLIIASVVINDLLNKK
- the gpr gene encoding GPR endopeptidase codes for the protein MFNIRTDLALEAKEIYENDQKSTEIPGVKIENKDLENCKVTIVEVIDEQGSKIMNKGIGKYVTLESNLMKFDDDESREEMITYLKDELVEILGEDKTKKTLVIGLGNWNITSDALGPKSVSKTLVTRHIFKNYNKDYDDDFTEVSALSPGVMGITGLETSETVKSIVDMIKPDRVIAIDALASRKMERVNSTIQISTAGISPGGGVGNKRKALNKDYLGVDVIAIGVPTVVDAATLTSDVLDLAIDNLMSQSNEGENFYNMLKQLKEDEKYHLIKESLDPYDKNLIVTPKDIDETIENLSIIISEGLNRSLHPGRITN
- a CDS encoding ComEC/Rec2 family competence protein translates to MKNLFLTYILIIIIISLLIPSGKNNYLSIHTIDVGQGDSILIQTPSSKNILIDGGDDNSHHIISSYLKKQNVENIDYIIATHFDSDHIGGLDNIIDKFNVSNIYAPNYESDTVSYQNLINSCLNKNLNLQGLSSGDFINIEDNINLEVLAPSYIQEENNLNSIVFRLDYKNKSFLFTGDAEANNELNIINSYELNDIDFLKVGHHGSSSSTTSEFVEEVSPDVAVISCGYKNQYGHPHKSTLDTLEKNNVLTYRTDILGNIVFYSDGDTIFTTKDYKLNKK